One segment of Spiroplasma cantharicola DNA contains the following:
- a CDS encoding YneF family protein encodes MGTIVWWGALLIAIATAIVGGIIGFIITRKVIQKQLRENPPINENQIRAMYRSMGRKPTESDIKKTMNAVKRGK; translated from the coding sequence ATGGGGACAATAGTATGATGAGGTGCATTATTAATAGCAATAGCTACTGCTATTGTTGGGGGAATAATTGGTTTTATAATAACAAGAAAAGTTATTCAAAAACAATTAAGAGAAAATCCGCCAATTAATGAAAATCAAATAAGAGCTATGTATAGAAGTATGGGAAGAAAACCAACTGAAAGTGATATTAAAAAAACAATGAATGCTGTTAAAAGAGGAAAATAA
- a CDS encoding MBL fold metallo-hydrolase codes for MIQVFTCKKFKRVNAFLLYNEDKKAVLFDTAYQSYKEIIKFVESNNIQITDIFITHGHFPHFYGLNEISKNQNSPNVFIGKEDLLNLFDPIKNMSNYFEGVNKCIIEPIKNLKVISQDGKVNLNGYDIEIFKKNCHTEGSLIISVPKEKCLFTGDFILKDETYLVDGLLQLNNENEKLILETFNWLISNFNKDFSVFTGHYDYGFKINNILEDKDAKLLRKYTSK; via the coding sequence ATGATACAAGTTTTTACTTGTAAAAAATTTAAAAGGGTAAATGCATTTTTATTATACAACGAAGATAAAAAAGCTGTATTATTTGATACAGCTTACCAATCGTATAAAGAAATAATAAAATTTGTTGAAAGCAATAACATTCAAATAACAGATATTTTTATAACACATGGTCATTTTCCACATTTTTATGGGTTAAATGAAATTTCTAAAAATCAAAATAGTCCCAATGTTTTTATAGGAAAAGAAGATTTACTAAATCTATTTGATCCTATAAAAAATATGAGTAACTATTTTGAAGGTGTTAATAAATGTATAATAGAACCTATAAAAAATTTGAAAGTAATATCACAAGATGGCAAAGTTAATTTAAATGGCTATGATATTGAAATATTTAAAAAGAATTGTCATACAGAAGGTTCTTTAATAATTTCAGTTCCAAAAGAGAAATGTTTATTTACAGGTGATTTCATTCTTAAAGATGAAACTTATTTAGTTGATGGATTATTGCAACTAAATAATGAAAATGAAAAGTTGATTTTAGAAACTTTTAACTGACTAATAAGTAATTTCAATAAGGATTTTTCAGTATTTACTGGTCATTATGATTATGGATTTAAAATTAATAATATTTTAGAAGATAAAGACGCAAAGTTGCTAAGAAAATATACTTCAAAATAG
- the plsY gene encoding glycerol-3-phosphate 1-O-acyltransferase PlsY → MTLGIIIGTFITSILAYLLGSFSFSIAIVKLKTNKDVREQGSKNAGATNASRIIGKKWGVVIMLLDSFKIFLAVLLAFLISLIPTGSTEIFKNTILIIPGFFALVGHCWPVYYKFKGGKAVSCFLGLMLVANILVGLIFFTTWLVLVLVSKKVSIGSIFAAILAAILMWIPQLSGLKHFSINGNDFQNAFAPFVWYNKFHLVNESPMDSFLIINLVITFAAIILLARHYQNIIRLIKGTEPAFLGKNKIKSNEQKEESKKSEKNIKTESELKVEKNQQK, encoded by the coding sequence ATGACTTTAGGAATTATTATAGGAACTTTTATAACTTCTATTCTTGCATATCTTTTAGGAAGTTTTTCATTTTCAATTGCGATTGTAAAATTAAAAACCAATAAAGATGTTAGAGAACAAGGAAGTAAAAATGCAGGTGCTACAAATGCAAGTCGTATTATTGGTAAAAAATGAGGAGTTGTAATTATGTTATTAGATTCCTTTAAAATATTTTTAGCAGTTCTTCTTGCGTTTTTAATTAGTTTAATACCAACAGGTTCAACTGAAATTTTTAAAAATACAATTTTAATTATTCCTGGGTTCTTTGCATTAGTTGGTCATTGTTGACCAGTTTATTATAAATTTAAAGGTGGAAAAGCTGTTAGTTGTTTCTTAGGTTTAATGCTAGTTGCTAATATCCTTGTTGGATTAATATTTTTTACAACATGATTAGTTTTGGTTTTAGTTTCAAAAAAAGTAAGTATTGGTTCAATATTTGCAGCTATTTTAGCTGCAATATTAATGTGAATTCCTCAACTTTCTGGACTAAAGCATTTTTCAATTAATGGCAATGACTTTCAAAATGCTTTTGCTCCCTTTGTTTGATATAATAAATTCCATTTAGTAAACGAATCACCTATGGATAGTTTTCTAATAATAAATTTAGTTATAACTTTTGCAGCAATTATTCTTTTAGCAAGACATTATCAAAATATTATTAGATTAATCAAAGGTACTGAACCTGCCTTTTTAGGAAAAAATAAAATAAAATCTAATGAACAAAAGGAAGAATCTAAAAAATCTGAAAAAAATATTAAAACAGAATCTGAATTAAAAGTTGAAAAAAATCAGCAAAAATAA
- a CDS encoding MurR/RpiR family transcriptional regulator: MFKSIKEKLILIKANLENQTHVSIANYLLECIENKKTPKINECSKESFCSESVITAFAKKYGYDGFKELAIRIKVETEYYNWSSLTNIGQNNKNSYRNLIDNSLNFIDTQENKIMELINSIKKAKNIYAISCYQQLFNTELFISELNLLGYNGHFNYQRKLNETWVNRVTNKDTFLIIAFGLDNQYVINFYNLLKTKTDNIFIICSPSQEHKFDKYSQIITVDYWERGTFLESTRSSLIMYLMSYIVYNL; this comes from the coding sequence ATGTTCAAAAGTATTAAAGAAAAATTGATTTTAATAAAAGCAAATTTGGAAAACCAAACTCATGTATCTATTGCAAATTATCTGCTTGAGTGTATTGAAAATAAAAAAACGCCTAAAATTAATGAATGTTCAAAAGAAAGTTTTTGTTCTGAATCAGTCATTACAGCGTTTGCAAAAAAATATGGATATGATGGATTTAAGGAATTGGCAATAAGAATTAAAGTTGAAACTGAATATTATAATTGATCTTCTTTAACTAACATTGGTCAAAATAATAAAAACTCTTATAGAAATTTAATAGACAATTCTCTTAATTTTATTGATACTCAGGAAAATAAAATAATGGAATTAATTAATTCCATTAAAAAGGCAAAAAATATTTATGCTATTAGTTGTTATCAACAATTATTTAATACTGAGTTATTTATAAGTGAATTAAATTTACTAGGATATAATGGTCATTTTAACTATCAAAGAAAATTAAATGAAACTTGAGTTAACAGAGTAACAAATAAAGATACTTTTTTAATAATTGCTTTTGGATTAGATAATCAGTACGTTATTAATTTTTATAATTTACTTAAAACTAAAACAGATAATATTTTTATTATCTGTTCTCCATCACAAGAACATAAATTTGATAAATATAGTCAAATTATTACTGTTGATTATTGAGAGCGTGGAACATTTTTAGAATCAACAAGAAGTTCTTTAATTATGTATTTAATGAGTTATATTGTTTACAATCTGTAA
- a CDS encoding glycoside hydrolase family 1 protein: MINFSKKFEIGASMSAMQTEGKGVTKIGQLAFDKYFQEKPELFHNNIGPDITCDITRHYKEDIKMFKEIGFDSLRTGFSWARLFPDGKNVDLQAVSFYHDYINEYRKNKIKIVMTLFHFDMPLWAHQKGGWESREVIDSFVQYCEFVFQEYGDSVDSYVTFNEPLVPVYEGYLNDRHYPAIDDPKQAVQQAYGIFLAHSKVLLAFRKYGLKAPIGVVFNWNYTYAFSNSIEDQKAAKIYDAYVNRGPLNIMFNGVIDPILIKTLKQYSILPIYSEEELLIIKQTKIDFLGINYYFPCRVKAQSNGKNRWVMDNFIIDIPKDAKINPHRGWEIYPEALYEIGMEIKEKYNNIAWYIAENGMGVENENRFRDEQGVINDDYRIEFLENHLSQIKKAIDDGSNCFGYHIWAALDCWSFRNAFKNRYGLIEINLKDQSRKFKKSAFWYKQLIANKKG; this comes from the coding sequence ATGATTAATTTTTCAAAAAAATTTGAAATAGGTGCTTCAATGAGCGCAATGCAAACTGAAGGAAAGGGTGTTACTAAAATAGGTCAATTAGCGTTTGATAAATATTTTCAAGAAAAGCCAGAGTTATTTCACAATAATATTGGTCCTGATATAACATGTGATATTACAAGACACTATAAAGAAGATATTAAAATGTTTAAAGAGATTGGCTTTGATTCATTAAGAACAGGTTTTTCTTGAGCAAGATTATTTCCTGATGGTAAGAATGTTGATTTACAAGCAGTAAGTTTTTATCACGATTATATTAATGAATATAGAAAAAATAAGATAAAAATTGTAATGACTTTATTTCACTTTGATATGCCGCTTTGAGCTCATCAAAAAGGTGGTTGAGAATCAAGAGAGGTAATTGATTCTTTTGTTCAGTATTGTGAGTTTGTTTTTCAAGAATATGGTGATAGTGTAGATTCTTATGTGACTTTTAATGAACCATTAGTTCCTGTATATGAAGGTTATTTAAATGATAGACATTATCCTGCAATAGATGACCCTAAACAAGCAGTACAACAAGCCTATGGTATATTTTTAGCTCATTCAAAAGTACTATTGGCTTTTAGAAAATATGGTTTAAAAGCTCCAATTGGTGTAGTTTTCAATTGAAATTATACATATGCTTTTTCCAATTCAATTGAAGATCAAAAGGCAGCTAAAATTTATGATGCTTATGTTAATAGAGGACCTTTAAATATTATGTTTAATGGTGTTATTGATCCAATTTTAATAAAAACTTTAAAACAATATTCAATCTTGCCAATTTATAGTGAAGAAGAATTATTAATAATTAAGCAAACCAAAATTGATTTTCTAGGAATAAACTATTACTTCCCTTGTAGAGTAAAAGCTCAAAGTAATGGCAAAAATAGATGAGTTATGGATAATTTCATTATTGATATTCCCAAAGATGCCAAAATAAACCCTCATCGTGGATGAGAAATATATCCTGAAGCTCTTTATGAAATTGGAATGGAAATTAAAGAGAAATATAATAATATTGCTTGATACATTGCAGAAAATGGAATGGGTGTTGAAAATGAAAATAGATTCAGAGATGAACAAGGAGTAATAAATGATGATTATCGAATTGAGTTTTTAGAAAATCATTTAAGTCAAATTAAAAAGGCAATTGATGATGGTTCAAATTGTTTTGGTTATCATATTTGAGCTGCTTTAGATTGTTGAAGTTTTAGAAATGCTTTTAAAAATAGATATGGTTTAATTGAAATTAATTTAAAAGATCAAAGCAGAAAATTTAAAAAGTCAGCTTTTTGATATAAACAATTAATTGCAAATAAGAAGGGATAA
- a CDS encoding PTS transporter subunit EIIB: protein MLKKKYIQSVQDIFQYLGGYENINYFTHCMTRMRFHLKDWKVIDEEKIKANEHVTGIKKNEGGDEYQIIIGMEVAEFYETFCKINGYDTDGRTLLVKSTNSKDSDFKTKQLEEIKQIKGKFRVKGFTNKCLSFVSKVFSPIVYPLIGYGLLLTIWSLMTVEWNGDGTSLGDSIHFFGQFASILDILTSTFSLFITIAVSYTVFKAMRCTSIYGILIGVVLTAPGLVTMGAVQVEEGQTILSQYPGWTLLGKDIVYPWKINFNGLMVPMIGVAIFGAYMERWTSKIGNATARNILSPILIIGVTFIFAIFIVAPIGLLFTNYLSISVNWLSTNKIAKYIALPLLGALYGPLVITGLHHSLTPIILQGQSAYGATIIQGLCTLSNVSQGVATIAFVVLNRRVRQLKELGVSNGVSAIVGGITEPSLFTVNLKHLFPLIACSIGVFCGSIILVASNTFALQGASSIFGFLMFQHKAPEATGVTTWIGGGFVWGGISIIVSCCVTFVMTLILGKIKYFNSRTRDLLLEEYKEDLNELKLISKGDFKEILKKEKETKKSLKHQIKLEKRNKHIRNNV, encoded by the coding sequence ATGCTTAAGAAGAAATATATTCAATCTGTTCAAGATATTTTTCAATATTTAGGTGGTTATGAAAACATAAATTACTTTACTCATTGTATGACACGAATGAGATTTCATTTAAAGGATTGAAAGGTAATTGATGAAGAAAAAATAAAAGCTAACGAACATGTAACTGGAATTAAAAAAAATGAAGGTGGAGATGAGTATCAAATTATTATTGGTATGGAAGTTGCTGAATTTTATGAAACATTTTGTAAGATAAATGGTTATGATACTGATGGTAGAACTTTATTAGTAAAATCAACTAATTCAAAAGATAGTGATTTCAAAACAAAACAACTTGAAGAGATTAAACAAATTAAAGGAAAATTTAGAGTTAAAGGTTTTACAAATAAATGTTTGTCATTTGTTAGTAAAGTCTTTTCACCAATAGTTTATCCTCTAATTGGTTATGGACTTTTATTAACAATTTGATCACTAATGACTGTTGAATGAAATGGAGATGGTACTTCATTAGGAGACAGTATTCATTTCTTTGGTCAATTCGCAAGTATACTTGATATTTTAACTAGTACTTTTTCATTGTTTATTACTATAGCTGTAAGTTATACAGTTTTTAAAGCAATGCGATGTACTTCAATTTATGGAATCCTAATTGGTGTTGTTTTAACTGCTCCGGGTTTAGTAACAATGGGAGCAGTTCAAGTTGAAGAAGGTCAAACTATTTTGTCACAGTATCCAGGTTGAACCTTATTGGGAAAAGATATTGTCTATCCATGAAAAATAAACTTTAATGGTCTAATGGTACCAATGATTGGAGTGGCAATCTTTGGAGCTTATATGGAAAGATGAACTTCTAAAATTGGTAATGCCACTGCAAGAAATATTTTAAGTCCAATATTAATAATTGGTGTGACATTTATTTTTGCCATATTTATTGTGGCTCCAATTGGATTATTATTTACAAATTATTTATCAATTTCAGTTAATTGATTAAGTACAAATAAAATAGCAAAATATATTGCATTGCCACTTTTAGGAGCACTATATGGTCCTCTTGTAATAACAGGATTACATCATTCTTTAACTCCAATTATTTTACAAGGTCAATCAGCTTATGGAGCTACAATTATTCAAGGTTTATGTACATTATCAAATGTATCTCAAGGAGTAGCTACAATTGCTTTTGTAGTTTTAAATCGAAGAGTTAGACAGTTAAAAGAATTAGGAGTTTCAAATGGTGTTTCAGCTATTGTGGGGGGAATTACTGAACCTTCATTATTTACAGTAAACTTAAAACACTTATTTCCTTTAATTGCATGTTCAATAGGAGTATTTTGTGGAAGTATAATTCTTGTAGCTTCAAATACTTTTGCTTTACAAGGAGCTAGTTCAATATTTGGGTTCTTAATGTTTCAACATAAAGCACCAGAAGCAACAGGAGTTACTACTTGAATTGGTGGGGGATTTGTTTGAGGGGGAATTTCAATTATTGTAAGTTGTTGTGTAACGTTTGTAATGACTCTTATCTTAGGAAAAATTAAATATTTTAATTCTAGAACTCGAGATTTACTTTTAGAAGAATATAAAGAAGATTTAAATGAATTAAAATTAATATCAAAAGGTGATTTTAAAGAAATACTCAAAAAAGAAAAAGAAACTAAAAAGTCCTTAAAGCACCAAATCAAATTAGAAAAAAGAAATAAACATATCAGAAATAATGTATAA
- a CDS encoding polysaccharide deacetylase family protein, whose translation MNKFKWKNPLHICILLVLSFCIIFNFSTPKINYEVNKVNTKEKVIMITFDDGPSLADETILDILKENNAKATFFGTGINYEKYWKDEKVKAITDRMVNEGHTLGNHSYYHNKYQFKTKSAYDEFYKTSDMIVKIYAENNIPKTISDVPIRMPFLQYYRGMDYLQSKMQVEYFVRGYLGCDYDEAICGKEKILKQYKSNIRPGQILVCHTRDYAKEWLPDLLKHLNEKNYKTVNFTNGDQDYRNYGGLIF comes from the coding sequence ATGAATAAATTTAAATGAAAAAATCCGTTGCATATTTGTATCTTATTAGTTTTATCTTTTTGTATTATTTTTAATTTTTCAACACCAAAAATTAACTATGAAGTAAATAAAGTTAATACAAAAGAAAAAGTTATTATGATAACTTTTGATGATGGACCAAGTTTAGCAGATGAAACTATTTTAGATATTTTAAAAGAAAACAATGCAAAAGCTACTTTTTTTGGAACAGGTATTAATTATGAAAAATATTGAAAAGATGAAAAAGTAAAAGCAATTACTGACAGAATGGTTAATGAGGGTCACACTTTAGGAAATCATTCATATTATCACAATAAGTATCAATTTAAGACAAAGTCTGCTTATGATGAGTTTTATAAAACAAGTGACATGATAGTTAAAATTTATGCAGAAAATAATATACCTAAAACAATAAGTGATGTCCCAATAAGAATGCCATTCTTGCAATATTATCGAGGGATGGATTATTTACAAAGTAAAATGCAAGTTGAATATTTTGTAAGAGGTTACTTAGGTTGTGATTATGATGAAGCAATCTGTGGAAAAGAAAAAATTTTAAAACAGTATAAAAGTAATATAAGACCAGGTCAAATATTAGTTTGTCATACAAGAGATTATGCAAAAGAATGACTTCCTGATCTTTTAAAACATTTAAATGAAAAAAATTATAAAACGGTTAATTTCACCAATGGTGATCAAGACTATAGAAATTATGGGGGATTAATATTCTAA
- a CDS encoding Ig-like domain-containing protein, whose protein sequence is MRKIFKPLAIIILIIGLIFLTFMYALPKGKDKKVQEQNFVMNHGNKDWHWIENWEQYNKDHKNFEIYSNNTDIAHVTEKVIHDDGKFELNANSVGQTFLTLVGSTKNSNLEKKWIFPTEIYESVEPEKINIEISNNNSSIETGNTDSSIVIKNYLSLSNLSIESTNKNIATVFNDNEIIHISAIAEGETKIIVNADNAINPVEINVIVNKKLFDIELSNDNINLQTEEINSSISIKNYKSLMNVSVKSKNNNVVQVTNENEIIKVTALAEGETKIIVNADNAKSPIEINVIVNKKLFDIELSNNKISIENGQTNSSIIIKNYKNLENVNVDIKNSKIASVINEGEVVKVTALAEGETKIIVNADNAKNPVEINVTVTKKLFIIELSNNNISIENGQASSSIKIKNYESLNNVSVESKNINVAQVTNENEVIKVTALAEGETKIIVNADNAKNPVEINVIVTKKLFNIELSNNNISVEAEKTDSTISIKNFEDLNNVSFKITNEKNINVTNENEIIKVTGLVEGETKIIVNADNAITPVEINVIVTKKLFNIELSNKEISIEAGQSDSITIENYNSLKNINIESKNSKIALVINESNNIKISAIAEGETKIIVNADNAITPVEINVIVTKKLFNIELSNDNITLESGQTNSSIRINNYDSLVNVGIKSKNNNVAEIKNENGIIKISALAEGETKIIVNADNAKNPVEINVIVTKKLFNIELSNNNISIEAEQNDLITIENFENLINVSIKSNNEDIIGVVHENEKIKIEGLVEGETKIIVNADNAKNPVEINVTITKKLIDIKVNKTKVKIRVGSALTKIKILNYEDLENPEVKNSSSGLITVSVKEDTISIKALLIGDATITVNADNAREIVKIEVKARLI, encoded by the coding sequence ATGAGAAAAATTTTTAAACCTTTAGCAATCATTATATTAATTATCGGACTTATCTTTTTAACATTTATGTATGCATTACCAAAGGGCAAAGATAAGAAAGTACAAGAGCAAAATTTTGTTATGAATCATGGTAATAAGGACTGACATTGAATTGAAAATTGAGAACAATATAATAAAGATCATAAAAATTTTGAAATTTATTCAAATAATACTGACATTGCACATGTTACTGAAAAAGTAATTCATGATGATGGAAAATTTGAATTAAATGCAAATAGTGTTGGTCAAACTTTTCTAACTTTAGTAGGATCAACAAAAAATTCAAATTTAGAAAAAAAATGAATATTTCCAACTGAAATTTATGAATCAGTAGAGCCTGAAAAAATTAATATTGAGATATCAAATAATAATTCAAGTATTGAAACTGGTAATACTGATTCTTCAATAGTAATTAAAAATTATTTAAGTTTAAGTAATCTTAGTATAGAGTCTACAAATAAAAATATTGCAACAGTATTTAATGATAATGAAATTATTCATATATCTGCAATTGCAGAAGGTGAAACAAAAATAATCGTTAATGCTGATAACGCTATTAATCCTGTTGAAATAAATGTTATAGTAAATAAAAAACTATTTGATATTGAATTATCAAATGATAATATCAATCTCCAAACTGAGGAAATTAATTCTTCAATTAGTATCAAAAATTATAAAAGTTTAATGAATGTAAGTGTTAAATCTAAAAATAATAATGTAGTACAAGTAACAAATGAAAATGAAATTATTAAAGTAACAGCACTTGCAGAAGGTGAAACAAAAATAATTGTTAACGCTGATAACGCAAAAAGTCCTATTGAAATAAATGTTATAGTAAATAAAAAATTATTCGATATTGAATTATCAAATAATAAAATTAGTATTGAAAATGGTCAGACTAACTCTTCAATTATTATTAAAAATTATAAAAATTTAGAGAATGTTAATGTTGATATAAAAAATTCAAAAATAGCTTCAGTTATTAATGAAGGAGAAGTTGTTAAAGTAACAGCGCTTGCAGAAGGTGAAACAAAAATAATTGTTAACGCTGATAACGCAAAAAATCCTGTTGAAATAAATGTTACAGTTACAAAAAAATTATTTATTATTGAATTATCAAACAATAATATTAGTATTGAAAATGGTCAAGCTAGTTCATCAATAAAAATAAAAAATTATGAAAGTTTAAATAATGTTAGTGTGGAATCTAAAAATATTAATGTGGCACAAGTAACAAATGAAAATGAAGTTATTAAAGTAACAGCGCTTGCAGAAGGTGAAACAAAAATAATTGTTAACGCTGATAATGCAAAAAATCCTGTTGAAATAAATGTTATAGTTACAAAAAAATTATTTAATATTGAATTATCAAACAATAATATAAGTGTTGAAGCAGAAAAAACTGATTCAACTATATCAATAAAAAATTTTGAGGATTTAAATAATGTTTCTTTCAAAATAACTAATGAAAAAAATATTAACGTTACAAATGAAAATGAAATTATTAAAGTAACAGGACTTGTAGAAGGTGAAACAAAAATAATTGTTAATGCTGATAATGCAATTACTCCTGTTGAAATAAATGTTATAGTTACAAAAAAATTATTTAACATTGAATTATCAAATAAAGAAATTAGTATTGAAGCTGGTCAATCTGATTCAATAACAATAGAAAACTATAATAGCTTAAAAAATATTAATATAGAATCTAAAAATTCAAAAATTGCCTTAGTAATTAATGAATCAAATAATATAAAAATATCTGCAATTGCAGAAGGTGAAACAAAAATAATTGTTAACGCTGATAATGCAATTACTCCTGTTGAAATAAATGTTATAGTTACAAAAAAATTATTTAACATTGAATTATCAAATGATAATATTACTTTGGAAAGTGGTCAAACTAATTCATCAATAAGAATAAATAATTATGATAGTTTAGTTAATGTAGGTATTAAATCTAAAAATAATAATGTCGCAGAAATAAAAAATGAAAATGGAATTATAAAAATATCTGCACTTGCAGAAGGTGAAACAAAAATAATTGTTAACGCTGATAATGCAAAAAATCCTGTTGAAATAAATGTTATAGTTACAAAAAAATTATTTAACATTGAATTATCAAACAATAATATAAGTATTGAAGCAGAACAAAATGATTTAATAACAATAGAAAACTTTGAAAATTTAATTAATGTAAGTATTAAATCAAATAATGAAGATATTATTGGAGTAGTTCATGAAAATGAGAAAATTAAAATTGAAGGACTTGTAGAAGGTGAAACAAAAATAATTGTTAACGCTGATAATGCAAAAAATCCTGTTGAAATAAATGTTACAATTACAAAAAAATTAATTGATATCAAAGTTAATAAAACTAAAGTTAAAATTAGAGTAGGAAGTGCATTGACAAAAATAAAAATATTAAACTATGAGGATTTAGAAAATCCAGAAGTTAAAAATAGTTCTTCAGGTTTAATTACAGTATCTGTTAAGGAAGATACAATTTCAATTAAGGCACTTCTTATAGGAGATGCAACTATTACAGTTAATGCTGATAATGCCAGAGAAATTGTTAAAATAGAAGTAAAAGCAAGATTGATTTAA
- a CDS encoding riboflavin kinase — MNNNTITFFYNNMTMIMLHLEKSVGLLADFENWSKSEDEQISLLKETALKENLKTTLFILSSREMNYGLWNSKNIIKKAELNKIDYVVFYQLNPMINTMDDLDLYQNISGFLNIKKMIVANNFLLKEASKFSTSFVKKCWKENAIIIEVKKTKDLEDNLILLKESKFKEFEKENNLNYEFTGRVSEGKKRGRTIGFPTINLITEEFIALSYGVYACDVYVESLDKHFLGSGCYWKNEMQQDVFEIFLIDFDKEIYGWKVEVRLIEKLRENIKVNGFDELKELLKKDLANTLKFKKHIK, encoded by the coding sequence ATGAACAATAATACTATTACATTTTTTTACAATAACATGACAATGATTATGCTACACCTTGAAAAATCAGTTGGTTTATTAGCTGATTTTGAAAATTGAAGTAAAAGTGAAGATGAACAAATATCTTTATTAAAAGAGACTGCATTAAAAGAAAATTTAAAAACTACACTTTTTATTTTAAGTAGTAGAGAAATGAACTACGGACTTTGAAATTCTAAAAATATAATTAAAAAAGCAGAATTAAATAAAATTGATTATGTTGTTTTTTATCAATTAAATCCAATGATTAATACTATGGATGATTTAGATTTATATCAAAACATTAGTGGTTTTTTAAATATAAAAAAAATGATTGTTGCAAACAATTTTTTATTAAAAGAAGCAAGTAAATTTTCAACAAGCTTTGTTAAAAAATGTTGAAAAGAAAATGCAATAATAATAGAAGTTAAAAAAACAAAAGACTTAGAAGATAATTTAATTTTATTAAAGGAAAGTAAATTTAAAGAATTTGAAAAAGAAAATAATCTAAATTATGAATTTACTGGAAGAGTTAGTGAAGGTAAAAAGAGGGGAAGAACAATTGGTTTTCCTACAATAAATTTAATAACAGAAGAGTTCATAGCTTTAAGTTATGGTGTGTATGCTTGTGATGTATATGTTGAAAGTTTAGACAAACATTTTTTAGGCTCTGGATGTTATTGAAAAAATGAAATGCAACAAGATGTATTTGAAATATTTTTAATAGATTTTGATAAAGAAATCTATGGATGAAAAGTTGAAGTTCGTTTAATTGAAAAATTACGAGAAAATATTAAAGTTAATGGTTTTGATGAATTAAAGGAACTATTAAAAAAGGATCTTGCAAATACACTTAAATTCAAAAAACATATAAAATAG
- a CDS encoding deoxyribonuclease IV — MEKQKFYLGSHVGMNAANNYLIGSAKESIENGANTLMFFTGAPQNTRRTETSKLNIVEFKSMLIENNIDISKVICHGPYTINLANTVKAETFDLGVRLLKEELLRLEEIGVHTVVLHPGAAVGAPRELALANIAKGLNMVYKALPNTPVKVALETMSGKGTEVCITFEEIKTVLDLVEQKDKVGVCFDTCHMHDAGYDVKNNFDKVVEEFDQIVGLDKLLAIHLNDSKNPIANHKDRHENIGYGYIGFESLANIVHNPLFKEIPIVLETPWINAKVSPYKVEIEMIKNNKFTNPFKDKEIK; from the coding sequence ATGGAAAAACAAAAATTTTATTTAGGTAGTCATGTAGGAATGAACGCAGCAAATAATTATCTAATTGGTAGTGCAAAAGAATCAATTGAAAATGGAGCAAATACTTTAATGTTTTTTACAGGAGCTCCTCAAAATACTAGAAGAACTGAAACAAGCAAACTTAATATTGTTGAATTTAAATCAATGTTGATTGAAAATAATATTGATATAAGCAAAGTTATTTGTCATGGACCTTATACAATAAATTTGGCAAATACTGTAAAAGCAGAAACTTTTGACTTAGGAGTTAGACTTTTAAAAGAAGAATTACTTAGATTAGAAGAAATTGGTGTTCATACTGTTGTATTACATCCAGGTGCAGCTGTAGGAGCTCCAAGAGAACTTGCATTAGCAAATATTGCAAAAGGATTAAATATGGTTTATAAAGCTCTTCCAAACACTCCAGTAAAAGTTGCTTTAGAAACTATGTCGGGAAAAGGAACAGAGGTTTGTATTACATTTGAAGAAATTAAAACTGTACTTGACTTAGTTGAGCAAAAGGATAAAGTTGGAGTATGTTTTGATACTTGCCATATGCATGATGCTGGCTATGATGTTAAAAATAACTTTGATAAAGTAGTTGAAGAATTTGATCAGATAGTTGGCTTAGATAAACTATTGGCAATTCATTTAAACGACAGTAAAAATCCAATTGCAAATCATAAAGATCGTCATGAAAATATTGGCTATGGTTATATTGGTTTTGAATCACTTGCCAATATTGTTCATAATCCATTATTCAAAGAGATTCCAATTGTTTTAGAAACACCATGAATTAATGCAAAAGTTAGTCCTTATAAAGTAGAAATTGAAATGATTAAAAATAATAAATTTACAAATCCGTTTAAAGATAAAGAAATAAAATAA